From the genome of Hymenobacter cellulosilyticus, one region includes:
- a CDS encoding efflux RND transporter periplasmic adaptor subunit, producing the protein MPTPMNRFAPLLPLALSLALTGCSQSEAEVQPKPEAGFSLSDTMLRELKTDTVRAEPVRNELTLSGQIATDGDKTAKVFPLVGGVVEDLRVELGDYVQKGQVLAIIRSGEIADLQNQGSAAGTDLDIARKNLEVLEDQYQAGLASERDVTLARKELQKAQGNVGKSRKQLGVYGVSADGKYTIKAPISGFITEKNVTENMQYNDDNVSNFFTIANLDEVWIMANVFESDIAKVKEGYAADVTTLSYPDQHFTGKIDKGFNVLDPDSKVMKVRVKLANPGYLLKPEMYAQIKVLNTENRKMLAVPAQAVIFDKDRNYVMVYKNRQQVETREVKVDKTVGEVSYLTSGVQAGDVIIAKNQLLVYNELNN; encoded by the coding sequence ATGCCAACTCCTATGAACCGCTTTGCCCCTCTCCTGCCCCTTGCCCTGAGCCTTGCGCTGACCGGCTGCTCCCAATCCGAAGCCGAAGTTCAACCCAAGCCGGAAGCAGGCTTTTCGTTGTCGGATACCATGCTGCGCGAGCTGAAGACGGACACGGTGCGCGCCGAGCCGGTCCGCAACGAGCTGACGCTTTCGGGCCAGATTGCCACCGACGGCGACAAAACCGCCAAGGTATTTCCGCTGGTAGGCGGCGTGGTGGAAGACCTGCGCGTGGAACTCGGCGACTACGTGCAGAAAGGGCAGGTGCTGGCCATTATTCGCTCGGGCGAAATTGCCGACCTGCAAAACCAAGGCAGCGCCGCCGGCACCGACCTCGACATTGCCCGCAAAAATCTGGAGGTGCTCGAAGACCAGTATCAGGCTGGCCTGGCCTCGGAGCGCGACGTGACCCTGGCCCGCAAGGAGTTGCAGAAGGCCCAGGGCAATGTGGGCAAGTCGCGCAAGCAGCTGGGCGTCTACGGCGTTTCGGCCGACGGCAAGTACACCATCAAGGCCCCGATTTCGGGCTTTATCACGGAGAAGAATGTAACGGAGAACATGCAGTACAACGACGACAACGTCAGCAACTTCTTCACCATCGCCAACCTCGACGAGGTCTGGATTATGGCCAACGTGTTCGAGTCGGACATTGCCAAGGTCAAGGAAGGCTACGCCGCCGACGTGACCACCCTCTCCTACCCCGACCAGCACTTCACGGGCAAAATCGACAAGGGTTTCAACGTGCTCGACCCCGACTCGAAGGTGATGAAGGTGCGCGTGAAGCTCGCCAATCCCGGCTACCTGCTCAAGCCCGAGATGTACGCCCAGATCAAAGTGCTGAACACCGAAAACCGGAAGATGCTGGCCGTACCGGCCCAGGCCGTCATCTTCGATAAGGACCGAAACTACGTGATGGTCTACAAAAACCGCCAGCAGGTAGAAACCCGTGAGGTGAAGGTGGATAAAACCGTGGGCGAGGTCAGCTACCTGACCTCGGGCGTGCAAGCCGGCGACGTGATTATCGCCAAAAACCAGCTCCTCGTCTACAACGAGCTGAACAACTAA